Proteins from a genomic interval of Cupriavidus pauculus:
- a CDS encoding sensor histidine kinase, with protein MYNPASNRLLMGAAGVLALCVFVIDAFTPLDFAIAVVYVLVILLVALTGSIGATRVTAASAMVLTVVAYVASPNPAEPDHGQVARFIFALLAIGTTTLLALRNLADMERRRRTEAALARSEAFLAEAQRLSRTGSIALRLPGNAMTWSDEAFRILGYPRGEPPHFGMMLTRVHPDDLAEVQRMHAAMLGGTDSVDLRYRLQMPDGAIRHVHVVARRSASAGDQHEYVGALMDTTEATEMQQTLHRTLTELAHVSRVTTLGQLAASIAHEVTQPMAAIVTCGSSALRWLRRETPDIGEATESIEQVIRDASRANDIIRQIRAMAQKSEPKYVEIAVDKLVTDSLELVRRELQDHQVSAVLDLDAGTTQIHGDWTQLQQVLVNLMVNAAQAMAQMSGRRRLTLASRVLPDQSVVVVVSDTGPGIAPKDMDRLFNAFYTTKPDGMGMGLSICRNIVESHGGSIAAESPPEGGARMIVRLPQHAAQAEQAGAQAA; from the coding sequence ATGTACAACCCAGCATCGAACCGGCTGTTGATGGGCGCCGCGGGCGTCCTGGCCTTGTGCGTGTTCGTGATCGACGCCTTCACGCCGCTGGACTTCGCCATTGCCGTGGTCTACGTGCTGGTGATCCTGCTGGTGGCGCTGACCGGCTCGATCGGCGCCACCCGCGTGACGGCCGCCTCCGCCATGGTGTTGACCGTGGTGGCCTACGTGGCATCGCCCAACCCGGCCGAGCCCGATCACGGGCAGGTGGCCCGCTTCATCTTCGCGCTGCTGGCCATCGGCACCACCACGCTGCTGGCGCTGCGCAACCTGGCCGACATGGAGCGCCGCCGCCGCACCGAGGCCGCGCTGGCCCGCAGCGAAGCCTTTCTGGCCGAGGCGCAGCGCCTGAGCCGCACCGGCAGTATCGCGCTGCGCCTGCCGGGCAACGCCATGACGTGGTCCGACGAGGCGTTCCGCATCCTGGGCTATCCGCGCGGCGAGCCGCCCCACTTCGGCATGATGCTGACGCGCGTGCACCCCGACGACCTGGCCGAGGTGCAGCGCATGCACGCCGCCATGCTGGGCGGCACCGACAGCGTCGACCTGCGCTACCGGCTGCAGATGCCGGACGGCGCCATCCGCCACGTGCACGTGGTGGCGCGCCGCAGCGCATCGGCCGGCGACCAGCACGAGTACGTGGGCGCGCTGATGGACACCACCGAGGCCACCGAGATGCAGCAGACGCTGCACCGCACGCTGACCGAACTGGCGCACGTGTCGCGCGTGACCACGCTGGGCCAGCTCGCGGCGTCCATCGCGCACGAGGTGACGCAGCCGATGGCGGCCATCGTCACCTGCGGCAGCTCGGCGCTGCGCTGGCTGCGGCGCGAGACGCCCGACATCGGCGAGGCCACGGAATCCATCGAGCAGGTGATCCGCGACGCCAGCCGCGCGAACGACATCATCCGCCAGATCCGTGCCATGGCGCAGAAATCGGAACCCAAGTACGTGGAGATTGCGGTCGACAAGCTCGTGACCGATTCGCTGGAACTGGTGCGCCGCGAGCTGCAGGACCACCAGGTGTCGGCCGTGCTGGACCTGGACGCCGGCACCACGCAGATTCACGGCGACTGGACGCAGTTGCAGCAGGTGCTGGTCAACCTGATGGTCAACGCCGCGCAGGCCATGGCGCAGATGTCCGGCCGGCGCCGGCTGACGCTGGCCAGCCGCGTCCTGCCCGACCAATCGGTGGTCGTGGTGGTCAGCGATACCGGCCCGGGCATCGCGCCGAAGGACATGGACCGCCTGTTCAACGCGTTCTACACCACCAAGCCGGACGGCATGGGCATGGGGCTGTCGATCTGCCGGAATATCGTGGAATCGCATGGTGGCAGCATTGCCGCGGAGTCGCCGCCGGAAGGCGGGGCCCGGATGATCGTCCGCCTGCCGCAGCATGCGGCGCAGGCCGAACAGGCCGGCGCGCAAGCCGCCTGA
- a CDS encoding Dps family protein, which translates to MTPSPIDDAGLAVTEIADHLNRLLADVFALYLKTKNFHWHMSGPHFRDYHLMLDEQASQIFAITDDVAERVRKLGGTTLRSIGAIARLQRVRDNDAEDVSPKAMLRELHADNLQLVEAMLDAHAICDDHADVATASLLENWIDEAQRRAWFLAESVR; encoded by the coding sequence ATGACCCCATCCCCCATCGACGACGCCGGCCTGGCCGTCACCGAGATTGCCGACCACCTGAACCGCCTGCTGGCCGACGTCTTTGCGCTGTACCTGAAGACCAAGAACTTCCACTGGCATATGTCCGGCCCGCACTTCCGCGACTACCACCTGATGCTTGACGAGCAGGCGTCGCAGATCTTCGCCATCACCGACGACGTGGCCGAGCGCGTGCGCAAGCTGGGTGGCACCACGCTGCGCTCGATTGGCGCCATCGCCCGCCTGCAGCGCGTGCGCGACAACGACGCCGAGGACGTGTCGCCCAAGGCCATGCTGCGCGAGCTGCACGCCGACAACCTGCAACTCGTGGAAGCCATGCTGGACGCCCACGCGATCTGCGACGACCACGCCGATGTGGCCACCGCCAGCCTGCTGGAAAACTGGATCGACGAGGCGCAGCGCCGCGCCTGGTTCCTGGCGGAATCGGTCCGGTAG
- a CDS encoding Hsp20/alpha crystallin family protein — protein MNDFLFGNALFSEIDRVQRQMAGLMGGFPSSLRASRQGAFPQLNIGATDDSVEIVAFAPGMQASDFNVSIDKGLLTVSGERKPVQDAAAEGTRTYAQERFAGSFRRVIELPQNADPEKVTARYTNGCLVVSVAKREASKPRAIQVQ, from the coding sequence ATGAACGACTTCCTCTTCGGGAACGCCCTTTTTTCGGAGATCGACCGCGTCCAGCGGCAGATGGCCGGCCTGATGGGCGGCTTCCCCTCCAGCCTCCGGGCCTCGCGCCAGGGGGCCTTTCCGCAGCTCAACATCGGCGCCACCGACGACTCGGTGGAAATCGTCGCCTTTGCGCCGGGCATGCAGGCATCCGACTTCAACGTGTCCATCGACAAGGGCCTGCTGACGGTCAGCGGCGAGCGCAAGCCGGTGCAGGACGCCGCCGCCGAGGGCACGCGCACCTACGCGCAGGAGCGTTTTGCCGGCAGCTTCCGGCGGGTGATCGAGCTGCCGCAGAACGCCGACCCCGAGAAGGTCACGGCGCGATACACCAACGGCTGCCTGGTCGTGTCGGTGGCCAAGCGCGAGGCGTCGAAGCCGCGCGCGATCCAGGTCCAGTAA
- a CDS encoding Hsp20/alpha crystallin family protein: MSNANQLTQANPQQPAPSQEAAARRATVTPPVDIYEDALGVTVWADLPGVALENLEVKVHDGTLSIEGEASVPVPPNLRVQYLELQQPRFSRAFAVSPDFDTSRISANLHDGVLKVFVPRREEARPRRIEVSAG; the protein is encoded by the coding sequence ATGAGCAACGCGAACCAGCTGACCCAGGCCAATCCGCAACAGCCGGCGCCGTCGCAGGAGGCCGCCGCGCGGCGCGCCACGGTGACGCCGCCCGTCGACATCTACGAGGACGCGCTGGGCGTGACCGTCTGGGCCGACCTGCCCGGCGTGGCGCTGGAGAACCTGGAAGTCAAGGTGCATGACGGCACGCTGTCGATCGAGGGCGAGGCATCGGTGCCGGTGCCGCCGAACCTGCGCGTCCAGTACCTGGAGCTGCAGCAGCCGCGCTTTTCCCGCGCGTTCGCGGTGAGCCCGGACTTCGACACGTCGCGGATCTCGGCCAACCTGCACGACGGCGTGCTGAAGGTGTTCGTGCCGCGCCGCGAGGAGGCCCGTCCGCGCCGCATCGAGGTCAGCGCGGGCTGA
- a CDS encoding DUF3331 domain-containing protein, with protein sequence MAELLQSARAEDVRDSACDTWLRTIALLGPQHPTPSGHAQPYAPRAHAPIVTIIERLSTAMAVVSWRDATHCRYGAQVWTIGTARDPGQCALSGAPIDRNDLVFRPQRSRPPALNADAMILASAMDDASAPELPAAEPAPRHAFHYRSNAR encoded by the coding sequence ATGGCTGAACTGCTGCAATCCGCGCGGGCCGAAGACGTCCGCGACAGCGCCTGCGACACCTGGCTGCGCACCATCGCGCTGCTCGGCCCGCAGCACCCCACCCCCAGCGGGCATGCGCAGCCTTACGCGCCGCGCGCGCACGCCCCGATCGTGACGATCATCGAGCGCCTCAGCACGGCCATGGCCGTGGTGAGCTGGCGCGATGCCACGCACTGCCGCTACGGCGCCCAGGTGTGGACCATCGGCACCGCGCGCGACCCCGGCCAGTGCGCGCTGAGCGGCGCCCCGATCGATCGCAACGACCTTGTGTTCCGGCCGCAGCGCAGCCGGCCGCCCGCGCTCAATGCCGACGCGATGATCCTGGCCTCGGCCATGGACGACGCCTCGGCGCCCGAGCTGCCGGCCGCCGAGCCGGCCCCGCGCCACGCGTTCCACTACCGCTCGAACGCGCGCTGA
- a CDS encoding helix-turn-helix transcriptional regulator, with protein sequence MKEVSTNVLEAPARADASRPAQRLQCRVAAAQAPAFVRRETRWREAPDAEAAGQRPDTIVVSRWTCEGEPPDMVSHPGDDTRHCISINLRSSSVRFLCGGMPVFDGRLGAGAVHVAAPGTPTAAVYASAADVLHLFVPQPVLAACYADQFGHPYEGDLRLDDPFFHADPALERLGQALAVAHSQDPGLGRIFADSVALAIVARVVANHFQRIESNTRAVTMLPQWRLRRAIAFIDDNLAAPIGLADIARSTGLTRMYFAAQFRRTTGMRPHEYLVRRRIEHAQDLLRSGDGSVLEVAMRCGFRSQAHFTTVFKRFVGDTPHCWRVKVTSIPGSSHG encoded by the coding sequence ATGAAAGAGGTATCGACCAACGTTCTGGAGGCGCCCGCCCGCGCCGACGCCTCGCGCCCCGCGCAGCGGCTGCAGTGCCGCGTGGCCGCCGCGCAGGCGCCCGCGTTCGTGCGCCGCGAGACGCGCTGGCGCGAGGCCCCGGATGCCGAGGCCGCCGGCCAGCGGCCGGACACCATCGTCGTATCGCGCTGGACGTGCGAGGGCGAGCCGCCCGACATGGTGTCGCACCCGGGCGATGACACCCGTCACTGCATCTCGATCAACCTGCGCTCCAGCTCGGTACGATTCCTGTGCGGCGGCATGCCGGTGTTCGACGGCCGGCTCGGTGCCGGAGCGGTGCACGTGGCGGCGCCCGGCACGCCCACGGCCGCGGTCTACGCGTCGGCCGCCGACGTGCTGCACCTGTTCGTGCCGCAGCCGGTGCTGGCGGCCTGCTACGCCGACCAGTTCGGCCACCCGTACGAAGGCGACCTGCGGCTCGACGACCCGTTCTTCCACGCCGATCCGGCGCTCGAACGGCTGGGCCAGGCGCTGGCCGTGGCGCATTCGCAGGACCCCGGCCTGGGCCGGATCTTTGCCGACAGCGTCGCGCTGGCCATCGTGGCGCGCGTGGTTGCCAACCACTTCCAGCGGATCGAATCGAACACGCGGGCCGTCACCATGCTGCCGCAATGGCGCCTGCGCCGGGCCATCGCGTTCATCGACGACAACCTGGCCGCGCCGATCGGGCTGGCCGACATCGCGCGCAGCACGGGCCTGACGCGCATGTACTTTGCGGCGCAGTTCCGCCGCACGACGGGCATGCGCCCGCACGAATACCTGGTCCGGCGCCGCATCGAGCACGCGCAGGACCTGCTGCGCAGCGGCGACGGCAGCGTGCTGGAAGTGGCCATGCGCTGCGGCTTTCGCTCGCAGGCCCACTTCACCACCGTCTTCAAGCGCTTTGTCGGCGACACGCCGCACTGCTGGCGCGTCAAGGTCACCTCGATTCCCGGGAGCTCCCATGGCTGA
- a CDS encoding response regulator transcription factor, protein MAKKQVVAIIDDDESIRAATSRLVRSLGWDAHTYDSAQAFLDTGGASLVQCILSDVQMPRTSGLELLRILNAQGSRVPVVFITAFCTEAIRREALRAGAQACLSKPVDEAAVQRFLDDVASGRLPAVPPGCHGIK, encoded by the coding sequence TTGGCCAAGAAACAGGTAGTCGCCATCATTGACGACGATGAATCGATCCGCGCGGCGACTTCCCGGCTGGTGCGCTCGCTGGGATGGGACGCGCACACCTACGATTCGGCGCAGGCCTTTCTGGACACCGGCGGCGCGTCGCTGGTGCAGTGCATCCTTTCTGATGTGCAGATGCCCCGCACCAGCGGGCTGGAGCTGCTGCGTATCCTGAATGCCCAGGGCAGCCGGGTTCCGGTAGTATTCATCACCGCGTTTTGCACGGAAGCGATCCGCCGGGAGGCCCTGCGTGCCGGCGCGCAGGCATGCCTGAGCAAGCCTGTCGACGAGGCGGCTGTCCAGCGGTTCCTGGACGACGTGGCGTCCGGGCGGCTTCCCGCCGTTCCCCCCGGCTGCCACGGAATAAAGTGA
- a CDS encoding response regulator transcription factor: protein MNKPIASGDAPSMVYVVDDDESMRRAVSMLLRSVGYQVETFASATDFLAAPRPDVPSCLILDVRLKGQSGLAVQEQFAASKMPIPIIFMTAHGDIAMSVKAMKAGAMDFLAKPFRDQDMLDAVESALARDAARRQSDATEAGLRQCYDELTPREKEVMAYVVRGLLNKQIAAELALSEITVKIHRAQAMKKMGAKSLADFVLKAEALGIIDAARSGAGA, encoded by the coding sequence ATGAACAAACCGATTGCGTCGGGCGACGCGCCATCGATGGTCTACGTGGTCGACGACGACGAGTCGATGCGCCGCGCGGTGTCGATGCTGCTGCGCTCGGTCGGCTACCAGGTGGAGACCTTCGCGTCGGCCACGGACTTCCTGGCCGCGCCGCGCCCGGATGTGCCGAGCTGCCTGATCCTGGACGTGCGGCTCAAGGGCCAGAGCGGGCTGGCCGTGCAGGAGCAGTTCGCGGCCAGCAAGATGCCAATCCCGATCATCTTCATGACCGCGCACGGCGACATCGCCATGTCGGTCAAGGCCATGAAGGCCGGGGCGATGGACTTCCTGGCCAAGCCGTTCCGCGACCAGGACATGCTCGACGCCGTGGAAAGCGCGCTGGCGCGCGACGCGGCGCGGCGGCAGTCCGACGCCACCGAGGCCGGCCTGCGCCAGTGCTACGACGAGCTGACGCCGCGCGAGAAGGAAGTCATGGCCTACGTGGTGCGCGGCCTGCTGAACAAGCAGATTGCCGCCGAACTGGCGCTTAGCGAGATCACGGTGAAGATTCACCGCGCCCAGGCCATGAAGAAGATGGGCGCCAAGTCGCTGGCCGACTTTGTGCTGAAGGCCGAGGCGCTGGGCATCATCGATGCCGCGCGCAGCGGCGCCGGCGCCTAG
- a CDS encoding LysR family transcriptional regulator, with translation MIRLDDLHLFVRTAALGSFSNAAREADLLPGQVSAAIQRLERELDIRLFARSTRSLRLTAEGEQYLPYADEVLSMLKEGRERMHGEPTALQGTLKISAPSDLGRNVLLPVLTDFQASHPKLVLRLSLSDQVTDVFRDPVDIAIRYGVNEGASYVALPLAENNRRVLVASPDYLARHGRPAMLDDLLMHRCLPYVLGGRVYDRWIFPTAGMRRQITVKGTLLCDDAEIARRWALDGRGIAYKSWIDVSDDVAQGRLELLLPDQPGEPVPLNLVCPHRKQFSPAVRYLHAALRAHLLPISARMLDHTRFAGH, from the coding sequence ATGATCAGACTCGACGACCTCCATCTTTTTGTCCGCACGGCCGCGCTGGGCAGTTTCTCGAACGCCGCCCGCGAGGCCGACCTGCTGCCCGGCCAGGTCAGCGCGGCCATCCAGCGGCTGGAACGGGAGCTCGATATCCGCCTGTTCGCGCGGTCCACGCGCAGCCTGCGGCTGACCGCCGAGGGCGAGCAGTACCTGCCCTATGCGGACGAGGTGCTGTCGATGCTCAAGGAGGGGCGGGAGCGGATGCATGGCGAGCCCACGGCGCTGCAGGGCACGCTGAAGATCTCGGCGCCGTCCGACCTGGGCCGCAACGTGCTGCTGCCGGTGCTGACCGACTTCCAGGCGTCGCATCCGAAGCTGGTGCTGCGGCTGTCGCTGTCCGACCAGGTGACCGATGTGTTCCGCGATCCGGTGGACATCGCCATCCGCTACGGCGTGAACGAGGGCGCCAGCTACGTGGCGCTGCCGCTGGCCGAGAACAACCGCCGCGTGCTCGTGGCCTCGCCCGACTACCTGGCGCGGCACGGCCGCCCGGCCATGCTCGACGACCTGCTGATGCACCGCTGCCTGCCGTACGTGCTGGGCGGGCGCGTCTACGACCGCTGGATCTTTCCCACCGCCGGCATGCGGCGCCAGATCACGGTCAAGGGCACGCTGCTGTGCGACGACGCGGAGATTGCCCGGCGCTGGGCGCTGGACGGGCGGGGCATCGCCTACAAGTCATGGATCGACGTCAGCGACGACGTGGCGCAGGGCCGGCTGGAACTGCTGCTGCCCGACCAGCCCGGCGAGCCGGTGCCGCTGAACCTGGTCTGCCCGCACCGCAAGCAGTTCTCGCCGGCGGTGCGCTACCTGCACGCGGCGCTGCGCGCGCACCTGCTGCCCATCAGCGCCCGGATGCTGGACCACACGCGGTTCGCCGGGCACTGA
- a CDS encoding zinc-binding alcohol dehydrogenase family protein, with translation MKAVVYSQHGLPIADPASLYDADVARPTPGSRDLLVKIEAIAVNPVDTKVRAGSPADQPRILGWDAVGTVEAVGAGVTLFRPGDAVYYAGSIARPGAYAEYGLVDERIAGRKPASLSAADAAALPLTSLTAWELLFDRLGVAEGGGAGQSLLIIGAAGGVGSILTQLARQLTGLRVIGTASRPETDAWIRDQGAHDVIDHARPLLEGLRGIGAPQVDYVASLTHTDEHYAQIVEALAPQGRLGVIDDPDTLDVVPLKRKAASLHWELMFTRSLFETPDMVRQHEILNRVGELVDAGVLRTTRGEHFGTIRADNLRRAHALIESGRSRGKIVLEGF, from the coding sequence ATGAAAGCCGTTGTCTATAGCCAGCACGGATTGCCGATTGCAGACCCCGCGTCGCTCTACGACGCCGACGTCGCCCGGCCCACGCCGGGCTCGCGCGACCTGCTCGTGAAGATCGAGGCGATCGCGGTCAACCCCGTCGACACCAAGGTGCGCGCCGGCTCTCCGGCCGACCAGCCGCGCATCCTGGGCTGGGACGCGGTGGGCACGGTCGAGGCCGTGGGCGCCGGCGTGACGCTGTTCCGCCCGGGCGACGCGGTCTACTACGCCGGCTCGATTGCCCGGCCGGGCGCCTATGCCGAATACGGGCTCGTCGACGAGCGCATCGCGGGCCGCAAGCCGGCGTCGCTGTCGGCCGCCGATGCCGCCGCGCTGCCGCTGACGTCGCTGACCGCCTGGGAGCTGCTGTTCGACCGGCTGGGCGTGGCCGAAGGCGGCGGCGCGGGCCAGTCGCTGCTGATCATCGGCGCGGCGGGTGGCGTGGGATCGATCCTGACGCAACTGGCGCGGCAGCTGACCGGCCTGCGCGTGATCGGCACCGCTTCGCGCCCGGAGACCGACGCGTGGATCCGCGACCAGGGCGCGCACGACGTCATCGACCATGCCCGCCCGCTGCTGGAAGGGCTGCGCGGCATCGGCGCCCCGCAGGTGGACTACGTGGCCAGCCTGACCCATACCGACGAGCACTACGCGCAGATCGTGGAGGCGCTGGCGCCGCAGGGGCGCCTGGGCGTCATCGACGACCCCGACACGCTGGATGTGGTGCCGCTCAAGCGCAAGGCCGCGTCGCTGCACTGGGAGCTGATGTTCACGCGCTCGCTGTTCGAGACGCCGGACATGGTGCGCCAGCACGAGATCCTGAACCGCGTGGGCGAACTGGTGGATGCCGGCGTGCTGCGCACCACCAGGGGCGAGCATTTCGGTACCATCCGCGCCGACAACCTGCGGCGCGCCCACGCGCTGATCGAGAGCGGCCGGTCGCGCGGCAAGATCGTGCTGGAAGGATTCTGA
- the nfsB gene encoding oxygen-insensitive NAD(P)H nitroreductase yields MQVKDAILSRHTVKAYEAGQTLPQEQVDTLLTWLHNSPSSVNSQPWHFVVASTPEGRDTIAQAATGTFAYNHPKIVDASHVIALCMRTDLDEAHLRAVLAQEEADGRFRAEGAREGQDKSRRSYVDLHRYVQRDMPQWMEKQVYLALGGLLLGAAMLGIDATPMEGFDGAALDQALKLRERGLTGVVLVALGRRSEKDFNAGLPKSRLPRETVFTHI; encoded by the coding sequence ATGCAAGTCAAGGACGCCATCCTGTCCCGCCATACCGTCAAGGCGTACGAAGCCGGCCAGACGCTGCCGCAAGAGCAGGTCGACACGCTGCTGACGTGGCTGCACAACAGCCCGTCGTCGGTCAATTCGCAGCCCTGGCACTTTGTCGTGGCGTCGACGCCGGAAGGCCGCGACACCATCGCCCAGGCCGCCACGGGCACGTTTGCCTACAACCATCCGAAGATCGTCGATGCGTCGCACGTGATCGCGCTGTGCATGCGGACCGATCTGGACGAGGCGCACCTGCGCGCCGTGCTGGCGCAGGAAGAGGCCGACGGCCGCTTTCGCGCCGAGGGTGCGCGCGAAGGCCAGGACAAGTCGCGCCGGTCGTACGTCGACCTGCACCGCTACGTGCAGCGCGACATGCCGCAATGGATGGAAAAGCAGGTCTACCTGGCGCTGGGCGGGCTGCTGCTGGGCGCCGCCATGCTCGGGATCGACGCCACGCCGATGGAAGGCTTTGACGGCGCGGCGCTGGACCAGGCGCTGAAGCTGCGCGAGCGGGGCCTGACCGGCGTGGTGCTGGTGGCGCTGGGCCGCCGCAGCGAGAAGGACTTCAACGCCGGCCTGCCGAAGTCGCGGCTGCCGCGCGAAACGGTGTTCACGCACATCTGA